The genomic segment CAATCACGTCCCAGATGCGCTTTACCGGACGGAAGTTAGAGAGGTGAACCAGCAGACGTTCGTTCGCGTCCGCGAACTCAGACCGGCGGCGCTCCCAGCCGGGGTCGCGGCGGTAAACGTCGCAGTTGACGAAGTTGTAGATGACCTCCACCTGATTCTGAACTTTGAATTCCGCGTAGGTGCGGTCGCGCAGATAGTTGGAGATGGCAGTTACGCCGTCACTTTGCTCGATGGAGAAGCGGGTTATGGGCAAGTAGGAGCGATCCGCTCCGACCAGTGTGATGTCGGTTCCATGCAGGGTAGTCACAAATGGCAAGCGCCTGGCCTTGGGCCCCGATCCGATCATCTGCTTGGCGAGCAGCGCGCTCACCGAATGCGGGATCGCATAGTGAACGTGTAACAGATCAAGCCCGTAGATCTGGGCCACTTCCGCCATGCGGGTAGCCAGCGCAAGGTCATATGGGGGGTAGTCAAACAGCGGATAGTGCGAAACCTCGACCTGATGGTAGTAGATGTTCGGCTGGTGCTCGCGCAGGCGAAAGGGCTGAGAATAAGTGATGAAGTGGATCTCGTGGCCAAGCTGGGCAAGCTCAATCCCCAGTTCGGTGGCAACCACTCCGCTTCCGCCATAAGTGGGATAGCAGGTAATTCCGATCTTCAAATCGGCGCTCCCCGATGCTGTAAAGGATTCGATTTGCGCCACGGCTCTGGGATTCAGTTTTAGCCCTCACCCCTTCTTTTCTGATGAGTGCTCACAAGCCATCTCATGGACGAGCTGGAGGAGCGCCGCTAGGGCCGCGGTCATTTGTGACGTTCCGAATGTTTTCTGCCACGAGCTGCGTGTAACTGAGCAGTTGGATACCCTCGTCGCGCACCAGCTCCCGCGCCATCTGCGAAGTTAGCACCCGCAGTTCCAGCTCGCGAGACTCGCGCAGGCGGGTTCTCACGTGGTCGAGTTCGGGGTCATGGTAGCCCGGGTGGCAGACGAATTCCCAGGTCCCCTCTGGAACAGAGCAGAGGATGGCGCGAAACAGCTTCTCATCCAGCGATCCGGTAGCGACAACGCCGAAGCTGCCATCGGTGGTAATCATTCCTTGGTCGGCAACCTGCCGGCGAAATTGGTCGGCATAGCGGCGCAAAACCTTAGTTTCCGTGTACCTCGTCCATAAGCGCGGACGGCGCACGAGATGAGCCCACGCCAGCGGGCGGATAGGGACGAACGGGTTCCGCACAGCATGAACGTTACACTTCGCGGCAGCTCGAAGGAGGGGGGAAGCGACCGCAGGAAACAGATGGACATGCTTATGACTATCGATATGAGAAACCGCCAAGCCTGCCGATTGCAAACGCCGGATTTGTGCTTCCGCTTCATCTTCTATTTGCCGCTGGTCGAGGCGTCCGGTCATTGCTGCGCGCGCAAAGCCTGGCAGGCTGGAGCGAAAATGTGGCGATGCGGGATTGGGATTGCGGCTGGCTTCCGGCGCAAGCAAGCTTCTGACCCGCTCGGCAGGTAGGAGCGGCGATCCGTCGATTAATACGAGGTGACAGCCGACGCTTAGCCCCGGCTGCGAGCGCGCAATCTCGACCGCATTGCCAAGCGCCGCGCCATTGGCCATTAGGGTGCTCGAGGTGACGATGCCATGTTCATGAGCTTCGGCGATGCCCCGGTTGACTCCTGGAGTCAGCCCGAAGTCATCGGCATTGATTACAAGTCGGCGCACCGAAAAGAGAATAACAGTGATGCGCAAGCGTGTGACCTGTGCGCCTGTATCGGTGGACGGTCGCACCTCCGAAGCAGCCGAAGTTGCCGGACGCAACCTTGACGTTGCATAGTAGCTCCATGGGAACGGATGGGATTGTGCTGCAGGGAAAAGTTATTCGTCTCGAGCCGCTCGGACATCACCATGTCGATGGGCTGGTGGCTGCTGCCGCAGCCGATCCCTCACTGTATCAGTGGACCCCCGTCCCACAAAGTAAGGCCGAGGCCGCCAAATACATCGATACCGCCCTCGCCTGGCAAGACGAAGGAACCGCGCTGCCCTTTGCGACCGTGCGCATAACTGACGGCCAGGTGATCGGTTCCACCCGATTCTGGAATGTCGAGCGCTGGTCGTGGCCCGACCGGCACCCCAGAAAAAATGACCGCGGCACACCTGATGTTTGTGAGATCGGCTACACCTGGCTGACGCCTTCTGCCATCCGGACCGCCGCCAACACTGAAGCTAAGCTGCTCATGCTGTCGCACGCCTTCGAGACCTGGAAGGTGCTTCGCGTCTGTTTTCACACCGACGCGCGAAACCAGCGCTCGCGCGCCGCGCTGGAACGCATCGGAGGACAATTCGAAGGAATTCTTCGCGCTCACAAAATAGCCGTGGACCACACCGCTCGCGACTCCGCCCGATATTCCATCGTGGCAGAAGAATGGCCTGAGGTGAAGCAAAAGCTGCTTCAGATGATGGATCGAGCGTAAGCATGTCAGGGATGGCTCAGAGATAGCTAAGCCACCAATCCTTGCGTCGCTCTTTAAGTCGCATGAACCAGCGGCAAGGGAAGTAGAGGATTGCCACCACGGTCAGCCACATCAGGTAGATGAATGGCAGATTGTGCCCGTAACCAGGCGGCGGAGAGGAAAGGAAAGCTCCACCATGCAGCAGCCAGGAAACGGGCTGGTGGAATAAGAGCCCTACGCCCACGGCCATGAGATGGATGAGATAAATGTGCAAAACGTAATAGAACATCGGCACGCGGCCAAAGACCAGAAGTACTCTGCCCAGACGACCGGACGGATTTAAACATTCAAAGCCGGCGAGAAGTATTAGCGACGGTCCAAGCGTCATCAGCAGGTATTGCAAAGAGGGCGGGTATTTCTCAGTGTTGAAGAATGAGATTACCGTCAAGCTGAGCGAGTGCTGAACCTGCCAGGGTCCGGCGGAAAAGGGAAAGCCAAAACCAAGTCCGGCGGGACTGTTGCCGTAGAGATTCAGGCCACGCAGCATTAAGAACGTAAGCGTCAAGGCGAGGCCGAGCCGGAAAAACACCCTCCGCCGTTCCTCGGGCGGCTTCGTCACTAACGCGCCAAAGCAGTAACCCGCAGCCATGACGCCTACCCAGGGAATAAGAGGATAAAGAATGAAAAAGCCCGTTTGCGGAGGCTTAATCAGGTAAAAACCGGGAACGTGCAGAGTCAGCCATACCCACGAATATCTGCCGAAACTGGCTGGATTGATGGGATCCAGCAAATTGTGAGTAGCGATCATTCCCAAACTCAGCACCGCAATTGCGGGGAAGGGGAGGCGCACGATGGCCGCCATCAGGACCATGCTCCAGCCCAGCGCCCAGATCACGATCGCAGCACCTCCGACATGAGGCACGAAGGTCCAGCCAAACCAAATCACCGTCAGCTCAAGCAACACGAGCCACAGTCCGCGGGTCCAGAGGAAGCGCGAGATCTGGCTGAGTGACTTGCCACGCGTGCTCGACAAATAAACTCCCGTCCCGGCGAGGAAGAAGAAAATCGGTGCGCAGAAATGCGTGATCCATCGTGTAAAGAACAGTGCCCCGTAGGTCTGGCTGAGGAGTTCGGGTGGAAACCGCAGATGAGTTAGAAAATCACGGGTATGATCGAGTGCCATCAGTACCATGGCCAGGCCCCGGAGCATGTCCACCGAGACAACGCGCGTGCTGGCGCCTGTCGCGCGCGTGACGACCGCGGACTCGCTGATTCGAATTGGGGTGGAGACGGTCACTCGTCTGTAATTTATCTCTCGACAGCGGCGGATTGCGGGAGCTGACTGCAATCCACGAAAGTCTGACTTATGAGAGCCCCACGTCAACGCGGCCGTTGATCAATGCTAAGCAGCGTGGGTACCAAGTGGCAAGTGTGCCGGTGACAAATGCAGGAAATGTTGGGACGGGAAGGGGACCGATCGCCAGGGGCATGAGCCCGATGGTCGCCCCTAAGCCTCGCCGCGTGCTACCGGGTGGGGCAATAGCTCTTGCCATGGGCGCTTGTGCCTCGACTGGCCCGCGCGGTTGAGCGCTGATGCCGCGTGGCAAATTGACCAACTTTTCTGCCCTCACGTATACTGAATTGCTGTCCCTCTGTCCCTGTGAGATTCTGAGGAGAGAAGGCACAGAGGGCGGTTAGCTCAGCTGGTTAGAGCGCCTGCCTTACAAGCAGGAGGTCGCAGGTTCGAGTCCTGCACTGCCCACCATTCCGCCGACGGTTCACCCGAAAAGCGGGGACGTAGTTCAGTTGGTTAGAACGCTGCCCTGTCACGGCAGAGGTCGCGAGTTCGAGTCTCGTC from the Terriglobales bacterium genome contains:
- the bshA gene encoding N-acetyl-alpha-D-glucosaminyl L-malate synthase BshA, encoding MKIGITCYPTYGGSGVVATELGIELAQLGHEIHFITYSQPFRLREHQPNIYYHQVEVSHYPLFDYPPYDLALATRMAEVAQIYGLDLLHVHYAIPHSVSALLAKQMIGSGPKARRLPFVTTLHGTDITLVGADRSYLPITRFSIEQSDGVTAISNYLRDRTYAEFKVQNQVEVIYNFVNCDVYRRDPGWERRRSEFADANERLLVHLSNFRPVKRIWDVIEIFDRVQKQIPSRLLLIGDGPDRSRAEWMAMDKGIHKRIIFLGKQDLVHEKLALADVMLLPSELESFGLAALEAMACEVVPVATGVGGIPEVIEDGRTGFLAKVGDVETMARQAVDILGDEPRLRQTGQRARAAAMSRFCHSKIIPQYEEFYRRVLDRAA
- a CDS encoding ChbG/HpnK family deacetylase: MRPSTDTGAQVTRLRITVILFSVRRLVINADDFGLTPGVNRGIAEAHEHGIVTSSTLMANGAALGNAVEIARSQPGLSVGCHLVLIDGSPLLPAERVRSLLAPEASRNPNPASPHFRSSLPGFARAAMTGRLDQRQIEDEAEAQIRRLQSAGLAVSHIDSHKHVHLFPAVASPLLRAAAKCNVHAVRNPFVPIRPLAWAHLVRRPRLWTRYTETKVLRRYADQFRRQVADQGMITTDGSFGVVATGSLDEKLFRAILCSVPEGTWEFVCHPGYHDPELDHVRTRLRESRELELRVLTSQMARELVRDEGIQLLSYTQLVAENIRNVTNDRGPSGAPPARP
- a CDS encoding GNAT family protein is translated as MPDATLTLHSSSMGTDGIVLQGKVIRLEPLGHHHVDGLVAAAAADPSLYQWTPVPQSKAEAAKYIDTALAWQDEGTALPFATVRITDGQVIGSTRFWNVERWSWPDRHPRKNDRGTPDVCEIGYTWLTPSAIRTAANTEAKLLMLSHAFETWKVLRVCFHTDARNQRSRAALERIGGQFEGILRAHKIAVDHTARDSARYSIVAEEWPEVKQKLLQMMDRA
- a CDS encoding heparan-alpha-glucosaminide N-acetyltransferase domain-containing protein, yielding MTVSTPIRISESAVVTRATGASTRVVSVDMLRGLAMVLMALDHTRDFLTHLRFPPELLSQTYGALFFTRWITHFCAPIFFFLAGTGVYLSSTRGKSLSQISRFLWTRGLWLVLLELTVIWFGWTFVPHVGGAAIVIWALGWSMVLMAAIVRLPFPAIAVLSLGMIATHNLLDPINPASFGRYSWVWLTLHVPGFYLIKPPQTGFFILYPLIPWVGVMAAGYCFGALVTKPPEERRRVFFRLGLALTLTFLMLRGLNLYGNSPAGLGFGFPFSAGPWQVQHSLSLTVISFFNTEKYPPSLQYLLMTLGPSLILLAGFECLNPSGRLGRVLLVFGRVPMFYYVLHIYLIHLMAVGVGLLFHQPVSWLLHGGAFLSSPPPGYGHNLPFIYLMWLTVVAILYFPCRWFMRLKERRKDWWLSYL